The genomic stretch CATTCTGAATAGTTCATACTATTGAACTAGAAGGTTAGCCTTTGCTTCTTTTACCTATTGATTGCCTTCATAGGTAGAAACCAAGGATTCAAATATGGTTTTAGAAATATATTTTGTCAATAATCTTGATGTACTCAAAGTGAGGTAGAATATCTACTAGGATGCCTCTAACTCTCTGATGTTTCATATAAGTCTTCTTTTGAGCAGGTGTGAGACTTTTTCTGTCAGTTACCATTCCTACTCCATTAACTGGAATatcaatgtcatcttcaagaaTGTCCCACAACCTATCATCAAGACCTATCATGTGAGTATACATCTTACTCTTCCACCATTCGAACTATGTAAAATCTCCATTGAAAGTTGGAGGTTTAGTTATATAGTTATTATTTTCAAAAGTATTATAATCATGACTAACAACAGCATGTGGAATAAGTGTCTCATCCACGTTTTTCTCTCAAGAACTTTTATATACCACTATTAAGTGTTAAAAGCATGATTgtgctctgatgccaattgaaggtgagaaaaacacaagaatgGGGTGAATTATGTTAgctttatttttcttttttgaaaaCCTCTTACCAGATTTTGAATACAAGGTCTAGAATATGAATCAAAGTTAAGTGTTTAGTAGCGGATTAAAGCATCTCATAGGTAGAAAGGAAAGCAAGAGACACACAAGTAATTATCTTAGTTCCTCCACAAATCAAGAGCAATCCAGTCCCCTTGCACTTCCAAGGAATTTGCATTATAATCATAACTGATTACAActtgctcaagcacacaagcaagagacttccaatgctcaaaAATACATGCAAGAGATTTCTAATactcaagcacacaagcaagagacttcaaatTCTAAAGCATTCAAGTAAGAAACTTTAGATTCTAAAGCATACAAGCAAGAAACTTCAGATGCTCATGCACTTAGAGAGAGACTTCTTAAACTCTAACTTACAGTTAAGAGATTATGAAAAACTATACTTGATATTCAATTATAGGTATCGATAAAATACAACATAGAAAGACTCTTTAAGACTTAATAATTTATAGAATACACAAGTGTTAAGAAATTATAAGTTAAACTTGTGCTTTTTCTTTGACAGAGTAACAACTCTTTTATTATCAATAGCTCATTTTTTAATTCTTCAAGTATTAACTCCTTATATAGAGATAAATAAAAGATTTGTTGGAGAGTTTGCATAAAGAGTCTTTGAGAAGCTTGATTCAGAGACGTTGAGATGTTTCTTGCTATAGTTAATACCATTAAAAGCTCATTTGAAGTCCATTTGCTACAAAAAGGAATTATACATTGCATCCCACTTGTCTTGTACAGACTTTTGCATAAGCCTTCACGTGATCAGAAGAAGATAAAATATCCTCAGAGTCTGATAGTGACCTATTAGAATCTCATTGATCCTTGTGTTGATTGGATCTAGATTTTCAGAGTCTGAATCTCCAAAGTCTGGATCTTTAGAGGCTGATTCATTCAGAGTCCGAGTCTTTTTGGTCTTCTACTACTGATATTCTAGAATCTGGATCTTTAGCTTTTCTTTAAATGTCCATTCTCAATACCAGTACACTTGAACATTTATTAGTATATGTTATTCTTTAAATACATTGTTATCATTAAAACCTTAGAGATATGGTACAAACCAATTTTATTCCAACATTCTCCATCACCATCAGTCTTAAGAGTTTTGAGCTTTTGGATACTTTGTCTCTCCACCATATATTTAAACTTTGTGAACACCTCAAGCAcatcacttttcttcttgattaCACATGCCCATAGTTTTCAActaaaatcatctatgaatgtgacaaagtattTATTACCTTTAATTGAATCCACTTGGATAAGACCACATACATCTGAatatatgacttcaagaatttccttTGACTTGCTTTTCGCATATTTACTGAAGTTATTCTTGTCTTACTTTGCTTGAACACATTCTTCACACATTTCATGCGGAATATCGATTTCTGGTAATCCAGAAACCATGTTTTTTCTCTTCATATTTCTGGTGTCTCTGAAGTTGATATGGCCAAGTTTGTAGTGTCATAACCATTCATCTTTACTAGTTGCAGTTGTCAGACATTTGCGCTccatcattattattattatctatttgtaattattgttgattattattattatcatttaGATTAATAGTTTTGAATTGAGTTTTGCCTCATTTAACTTTTGCACACTCCTATTATATTTACATCTCTGTATTtatattccattttatttcttttaataGTTATAATTTGCTTTAATTGATTAattgattatttttaattttattattaaattttaatggttaattggtttatttaattaattgtcTAATCGGTTTTCAAATGCATTGCAAATTCGGAGTAAAATTCAATATGACTTCAGAAACTGCTTAGACGAATAAATTGTATTGACTGACCTCCTGTAGAGTGATTCATACATAAGTTCACtttaagattgcttaacataacgctaaattcATTAGTTTGATTGTCGTTTTTTTTACCTTTAAAAATGTCGTTTAAATGTCGAGTTGTTGGATATTTCAAGTGCGTTGTAATTTcggagttaaaaattcaatttgACTTCAGAAACTGCTCGAACACATATAGTTATTGACCGACctcttatagagtgattcctacatgaattACTTTAAGATTGCTTAACATGATGCTAAATTCAGTAGTTTTAAAACTTCGATTGATTTTTAGTACCTTGACTTtctcttgggctttcttacaatgagatcGTTGTTTATTGAGCTTGAATTATTAATTGTTGTACTGTATTTCCATTCGACAAATTATAACCCCATTCCCGTAATGCGTAATAGACTTACctctttcatttattttattgTGTTAGTTGATCGttaattcaaagattaaaatcaacaACTTTCAggaaaaaacaaaaacaaatactcGATCCCACGTCGAGTCttttttcaaaattaaatcaaAGTTGATTGCAAAGTCGAGTGTCTCTCTCCGATTAATTTAAACTCTTTTTATAAATCAACTTCAgacgcttgatccaacgtcaagtcgttTCCCTTTTTAAAGCTTTTCACGATAAAAATGGAAGAATttgattaagtttagactttctcttTCTTGAATATTTGGATACTACTATAGAGCACCATGTTCgaacattcgtcttccatattaaaatacaataattatCTTAATTAagtcatttctcttatagaagaaaaagattgattgggtatcgaaCATCTCCTTTCCGATTATTTGGGCATTACTGTAGAGCTCCACATATGAATAATCATCTTTCGTTAGTGAACTTTGACCTAATTCGCCACACATTTTTATAATAACTTTTGGATGAAAATAAAGTAATTGGGCTTAGGCCTCCTCATTTTCGGGCATTTGAGTATTGCAATAGAGTTATATATTTGGATGTATGTCACCACTTAACAGTAATTTAACCAATCAAATttgttttccgcccttgtgcgactttgaaaatatttttagaaaCGAGTATGCTTTATTCATATCGACatgaaacaaacaaagacttccTCCTTCAAGAACGAGCAACAAGTAAAGATTTAGTCAATTGATATGTCTAAAAAATCACTTTTTAAAAGCAATCAACCCAACAGTTCATTATAAGTAGAACTACATAGCATTGAGTTCTccatagcacctggagatacgtaaGAGCAGAATTTTAAAATCCTGTCAGACACACCTTAATAAAAAGCACCCTTTTAAATATTTTTGTCTCTCTTTCCTCACTCGATAAGTAAAATATTGCAAACGATATCAAATAACACTCTTACATGAAACTAACTTAATGGTCCCGTcgagtacaacagatgtgaggggtgctaatacgTCCCTCTtacataaccgactcccgaacccgatttggttgcgacgaccatttctttttgtttttttgtggGTTTTGTCAATATTTTACCTTTCCccctttgggaataaataaagttcggtggtgactatgttttgtttatatttttaGCGTTCCTTACGCTTAAGTATTTTTTGCGCCGCGACAAGGTGTAAACGTGAGAGTGATCCAGGGTCTGACAAAGTTGGGAGTTTCATAAATACAAGATAAAATTGAAACAATTGTTATAGTGACATCTATATGGATTCTTTTGGAAACAAAGAGAAAGTTGAGATCACAAAAGTTAATTTCTCGTTTGTTGAAATTTGATGATGCTTTTTAAGGTAAGGTTGTGGATTTGAGAAAATTGGTTtatgtttttttaaataaattttattatgTTTAATCCACATCAGCATCAAGTGTATGTCGAATgtctttttttatttattttgacTAACACACCTAACAGAAGGAACTAATGTGGCGCGGTTTCGAGAGGTAAGGATTGAAACTGGTATTTTTTAAAGTTAAGTGATCAAAATGGACTCCGAGATAAATATGAGGGACCAAAAATGATATTTAGCCTATACTTAATATATATCAACATACGTTAGGGATGACATAATGAACCAATCCCCCACAATGTGAATCAATGTTCAAATCCCATACGGGATAAATATTATTATTTAGTGTATGATGTTATCTCATATATGATTACCTCAAATAAAGTAAATAtatgaatttttttattaaatatatattaaatCAATAAAATAACGAGAAACTTATATGACCTTGCccaaaaacaaaagaaagaaaaaagaaaataagtaAAATAAAGGAATAAAAAAATAAGAAGGGAAAAATTAAAGGGAATGAAGAGTAGAAACACCCTTTGATCGAATGTTATAAATAATAATTGCATACTTTGCTTATTTATTTTATCTCTTTCTTTAATTCTTAGATACATAGAGAATAAAAGGAGGTTCCCTATCCATGTTATCCTCAACTAGATTAGCCCAAATATGTGAAATGATGTTAATATTTAGAATAATCTTATTAAGGGTTTTATTATTCTCACCAACTATGAATTGTGTATAAGGAATATTGTCCTCCAATATGTCAACTTGTTCAACATGATCATCTATAGTGGAAGAAAGATATGTCTCCGCAACTGTCACCATAATATAATCACTTGTTACTCGATGTTAAGAAATTAAGGAAACTCATGGTATTTCCATCTTTATATCTGATGTTGTACGTAGTCATGGAACTTGAAGTATATGATAAATATGCTCCTTAACCTCTTGTTTCCCCCTCCACCAACCTTTCTAGAGATTTTTTGCAAAAATTTGTGAGGATTGACCACCAACATCCGATACAATCTCACTAGTGAAATTATGGATCACAAAACTAAAAGAGGTGCTAGCCTTACTTGTATAAACAAAGCATACCAAATGTGTCTTATTTCTCAAGTTGTCAACAACAACCTGAGGGTGTTTTATTGAGAGCTTATACAAATATTGACATTGCTTGAGGCCTTTTGTGGCTTCTTGCTTCTATTTCCATGTTGAACCTTAAGTTGTCAACGACAACCTGAGGTTGTTCTATCTCCACGTTGAACCTTCTTGCCCTTATTTTATTTGACCACATCAACCAATAGACCTTCATCATAAATTTTGTTGCTTTGGTTAATAGAGTGACTAATTAATTTGTAATTTGAACAAAATTATGGAAACATTTCATATATGACTTATACATAAAAGACAAAAACTTCACTTTCCATAAATATTTCCTCAAATAATTGGGTAGATATTGCAGATCTATGTGCTTTCAGGTATGAAGTTGATGATCATGATGTTGGTGACCTTCTTGGCGTTTTAACGACGACAACACTTATGCTTGTTAAAGTCGATGGTAATATCTTTCCAACTCTTGGATGATAATGATTAACTTGAAGATTTTTCAAGCCTCATCAAGTAGAATATTCAAGGTTCTAGTGAAGTGCTTATATGATCGACATATCTGCCTGAACTTGATAGCTTCAAAGTTATGAAAGAGAGGAAATGTGAAAACTCACatggttttgtctgtctgagtgACTAGAGTCTTGTGAAAGTAGTAGAGTAACTCATAAGATACTAAGGCaacactctctctctctctctctctctctctctctctctcccccctctctctctctctctctcacacacacacacacacacacacataatTAGATGATGCATAATCGAGTCTATAATCAATTGTGACAGTCTCTTAATGATTTATAATAACTCTATATCAAAACCTTCCATTTTTGGCACAAATAATCGATTATTTGAGATATCTAATCGACTAGACTTAGGACCTAATCAATTAGATAAGTTAATTGGCCCATAGATCGTTTCCTTTTTTAGCCAATTTTCCTCATATATAAAGGAGGCGTCTCTCCTATTTATTTCACACCAGAGTTTAAGATTTCTCTAATTCTTTGCAATTTATCTCTCTTCTATCTCTTTCTAAATATTTTCTTTTCACCAAAGTTGCCTTAGTGCCTTATGAGTGAAAATTGCTTGTGAGGAAGAAGTTGTACTAGTGTTGTACCATTATTTTTACTCTCTAGAGTATGATATTCTTAAGAAATCAAGTTTGGTTCTTGAGATTAACTAGTCTTAAAATCTTTGTTTGATTCTAGTACTTAACTTAGAAAAGTTATGTTTGGTTATTGAGATTAGCTTGGAAAATATATAATGGATTCGTTAGCTCAACTTGTGGAAAAACTTTCTTTTGGTTGGGGATAAGCTATTGTAAAATCTCTAGATATAATTGTATAAAAGGGTTGTGAGTATAACATGTAAAAGCTCAAGTTTATAGTTAAATATCAAAAAGATCTCTTGGGGATAGGAGTAGGCCAACGTTCAATCAAATCTGGATAATTCTACTATGCCATCTCTCTAACCCTTATCTCTTATTTTCTACTATTTACTTTACTACTTTTACTTTCTGTTGTTTTTTACTTTGATCTCAAAAATACTTACACAATTTGCTTCTTAAGTAACAAATACTTAAATTTAATCGCGAATTTTGAATACCACAATTCACCATATCTCTTGTGCTTGGAGTCACTTGTCTAACAATATGTCCATATAAACCAAGACACAAGCAGAATGATTGAACACTCAATGCTTTTTTGGGTTCGTCCAAGGATAACGACGTTCCAACTCTGGATGCAATCTAAAAAAGTTATTGGATGCCAATACTATTGTAGAAGACCCATCAATCGTATCCAAAGTTGTTTGTGAATATGTTTTTGCATATGAGAACTAAAGTCCCATGCTCATTTGGATAGTCGAAGGAGATCAAGTTTCAAATTATAAGTTCCAATCGAACACATTTGACATATGTCCCCTATCATTGCAAACTTGAACTCAAATAAGCCTTTCTCCAAAGAGGTATGTTTTCAATTACCCAAAGATTTCCAAATAAACATAAAGGTTTTATTGTATACCACGAGTCATGACTGATTTTAACCCTTATGCAAAATTAAACCGCCATTGAGATTTCTTTTACAACCTTCAATACTTTTTCTCCTATTCATCTTAGGTTATTTTGACACACAATAATTTTCTTTAACGAATCGTTGCGACAGTTGACTCACTTCGACATAACATGTGTTGAAGAGTACTTGGGCAAAGGTTTTCGTTGGACCTGACGAGGTTGATtaaaatatacatgttgaagaagtctCACACCACCTAGTTTTGTAAAGAAAAAGAGAGTCCAAGGCTATATAATGAATTCAAGTTCTTCATTACAAGATACACCCATCAAAAGCACTTTAAATTTGTATTTGACTTTCTTTGTTCTCCTATACTCTTGTGGTAGAGTGTTGTGAGACGTAATTAAATATTTGCTTTGAAGGCGAGTGTATTGGAGACACGAGGGTGGTTAAGGGTATATTATGTGTCGTAAcaatttttaaataatattattttCTGGTTGTCATTTAATAACGTCCATGATATTTTTCCGATTTTGGAGTTTCCACGTTATTTCCTTGTGTTGTGattgtattttttattttccCTATCCCGACTTTTACCAACATGAGGCTCAACCAACTACATCAAAGACGCTAAAAACTTCCACAAACATTCCACGCGACAACAAAATTTTCTTTCATTTTGAATGAGACCGAACTAATTGCAAATCATTCAAACATAAATTATGCCATCGAACCATAATTGCTTCTAATGCGCAAGCCTCAAGCCTCATCCAATGTAATCAATGcaataatattttaaaaatttcAATATAGAATTAAATCTATTAGACTTCAACAAGCAAAATGATGTTGAGTTTATCTAGAATCGAACATATTATCCATAGTTGAGCTAAGACAATCACATCTCTATCTATCTTCTAATTAATGGTAGAATTAGCTCATTGTTTCGAACAACTTTGGATTAATAAAATGTTACAAGTTGTTATTGGcaataaaaaattaaaaaagttACAATACCCTATTTTTTAAACTACATTTTCCTTTACTAATTATTCACCAAAAAGATAGTAAATGCTTTTGATCACGTATTAATATTGATTCTTCATCCTAATAGTCTTAGCTTTATTGCCTCAGAAATTCAGCAGGCAAAAGGAGGGAGAGAAGTCATCAACACAAACTCTCTCTCCGTTTCCTTTATATATCACTTTCTTCACCTTCTCAAATTTTGGAAGAGACACTCCCAAATAAACTGAACCCTTCGTATTTGCGCCTCAAAATTCATAACACAACTTTTTTTAGGGGGAAAAAGCGATTATCGCAGAATCTGAGGTAGCACCGTGCTTCTAATTTCCAACCCTAAGCAATAATCTCACCTTCCAATCGATCTTCAACATCTTTTTACTTTCATTTTGTTTTGCGTTTTTTTCACCGAGTTTGTTTTTCGATTGTCAATTTCTTACTGATTACTAGTTTGTTGAATTGGTTCGGTTCTACTTCACTGTATCAATGTTTAACTTCGAGTTTTTCGTTTAGCGTTTTTGGGGGGTTTTGGCTAGATTATTTTCACGATGAATTTTAGATGATTCTAATGTCTCGATCTATGTTTAGGGTTTATTTTTTGCGTTTATTGGTTAATTAGTTTAAATAGAGGGAATCTTTTAATATAATTCCAAATCAAGTTAATTCTTAGGTGAGTTTGTTGGATTCACTGTGTTAGTTTTTTGAGGCTGGAATATGCTTCTGATCATGTTCATGAATCATGCTAATAACTTTGCATGTTAGCTGTGTGGATTTTTCGGGTTATTCTTTTGAAGTTTGTTTTGCATGTTTTACTTGTGGTGGACTGAAACTCGGTTTTTGTATTTGTGAGTTTAGGGTTTTATAAGAGCTTCGGGTTTGACAATGAAGAAGATTTCGAAGAGCAGCTGCAAATCTGCATCACACCGGCTTTTTAAGGACAAGGCAAAGAACCGTGTTGATGACCTGCAGCTGACATTCATGGATTTGCAGTTTGCTAGGAAGGAGAGCCGTACTATTGATGCTGCTGTTCTTGAGGAACAAGTGCATCAGATGCTTCGTGAGTGGAAGGCCGAGCTCAATGAGCCTTCTCCTGCTTCTTCTTTGCAGCAAGTAAGATCATACTATTTGTGTGCTATTCTTATTAGCTTCAATGCAATTGCAAATAGTGGGCTTTGTTTGAGATAATTGTCATGTCTTGAGTGCTTGTTGAGTTGTTTCTAACCGACAATTTGCtaattgtgaaattgaatggcaATATTAGTGTTAAAGCTGTGATTGTGAACTGTGGTTTTGTGGGTGAATTTAGGGTGGAAGTCTTGGGTCATTCTCCACCGATATCTGTCGGCTTTTGCAGCTCtgtgaggaagaagatgatgcCTCTAGTCCATTGGCTGCACCTAAGCCTGAACCTAATGACCAGACTCTTCAGGCTGGGGATAAAGTCATTTTTCAAGCGGTGAGTGAGTTTTGTATTCCCTTTCGAAAATAAATAATCTATTTTGCACTTCATATTTTTGCAGGCCCTGTGACATTAGCTGCTTAAGTTCTCTCTCACTCATGTTTCTCTACTTTTACTTTATTAGGTGCATTACTTTGACTTTTTATATACATCAGTCTCATAGATGCTTCTGTAATAGTTAATATCATGTAATGTAAACTAAAAAGATTTTAATTTGTCTCTTTTGCTCCTGACAACGGTGCTATgatgttttttattttaatttgttttCACTGAACATTTAGTGTGGTCGTTTTAAAGTCTGAACTTTCAGTGTGACAAACAAGGTCCATATTTCTGTTATATTTGGACTGAAAATGTACGTATGTTTAGTTTAAAGTCAATTGCTCCTTTCTTGAAATTTGAATAGTATCTATCATCTATTATTTATATAGAAGCCAAAAAGCACAATGTGCATACCTTGGTAGCAATCCCACTGCTTTATTTGTTTTTCTTCACAATCTCATTCATTTTTATATCTTTCTGTGGGTTGGAGGGTAGATGGGAAGGGGTTTAAGAGAGGCGGGTGGTAAATTGAGTGGACAGTTAGCTGCCCGACATCTTGGCTGCCTCATAGTAGAGTTAACGGTACTTTATGGCATGACGGTGCACACACAGATTTATTTCAACTATCCTTAACAATATAATTGAATCATTTGGATTGCAATTTTATTCATGCATCTAAATGCAAGTCTTCACTCAATCGATATGGTTTGTATAAATTAATAGTTTGTCACTGGTAGTGCATGTTGAATCACTTAGGTCATGTAAGGATCACATGACTCTCAATTTTTATGTAATTCTGGTTTAAGATCTCAGATGGATAGTGAGATAATCATCCACTGTGTGGCAATGAAACAAGGTAGATGTGGTTGGATGTGGCCAGATTTTTATCGGTGGAGAGCTTTATGAAGAAGGTAGTCCAAAGAAATCGATTTTTTTTCCATCACTTGCTGCCTAAATGGGTAGGTGTAGGCATGTAGCAAACCCACCATCAAGGCATGTATGTCCATACTTTGAGTTTAATGCTTAATGTaacatatttttttggatttCTTTAATGCAGCTTTTTACTAAAAGTCGATTGTTGGTTATTTTATCTTGTGAATCAATCTTGGGCATCAGGGATGTTGACTCTAATGGGGCTGCATAAAACAGTTATTAAGTATTAAGCCTTATTTGAAAGCAACTTGATTCTTTAAAAGTTAGCTGTTTTTATCCATACCTATTAATGGCATTGTCTGTCCTAAGTTTATTTAATGGTTATTTTCTATTGCAATGGGCGTTAGGCTAGTTAAAATGATCTATTTTTTTTCCCCTTTTAAGTGATTGAAAAGAAGAGAGAGGTTCTGGCGGTTTGGTTTGTTTATTCCTTAGAGTTTATGCTTCTTTGcttttaaatatttttgtttttctTCAGATAGCGGAAATTTCCTCTTGCACATTGTACATTTATCTATATTTCAATCCTGAGCTTGTTTCATCGTTGAATCTCACCTGTAGTTGTAATTAGTTTCCTGGCTTAACTGTAAAACAGGGCCAGCAGCAACATGATTTTCCGTTGGTTGATGAGCGCAAGCAGTCAACCTCAGGAGTTCAAACAGTGGCAACTAACAACCAGGACGGGCCTGCTCTAGAATATCAGCAGTTTGATTTACATCAAGACTTTGATCACAGCTTATATACTGGTTTCAATGGTACAGGTTATTCTGAGGAGGAGTCTATTCCTCATATATCTAGCTATCTACCAAGTACATGCCCTCCTCCTTCTGCTTTCTTGGGCCCCAAATGTGCACTTTGGGACTGTCCAAGGCCTGCACAAGGGTTAGACTGGTGTCAAGATTATTGCAGTAGCTTTCATGCTGCTCTAGCTTTGAATGAAGGGCCACCAGGCATGGCCCCAGTTCTTCGACCTGGGGGCATTGGTTTAAAGGATAATTTACTCTTTTCTGCTCTTAGTGCAAAGGCACAAGGAAAAGATGTTGGCATCCCAGAGTGTGAGGGAGCAGCAACTGCTAAGTCTCCATGGAATGCACCTGGTAATTAAATCTTCCTTTGTTGGTTTTCATTTTGCACAATTGATCTGCTACAGGTGTTGACAAGATTGTTCTTTTATTTGAATGCAGAGCTCTTTGATCTTTCTGTTCTTGAGGGTGAGACTATTAGGGAATGGCTTTTCTTCGATAAGCCTAGAAGAGCATTTGAAAGTGGAAACAGAAAGCAGAGGTCATTGCCAGATTACAGTGGGCGTGGTTGGCATGAATCTAGAAAGCAAGTTATCAATGAATTTGGAGGTCTGAAGAGATCCTATTATATGGATCCACAACCACTGAACCATTTCGAATGGCACCTTTACGAATATGAGATTAGCAAGTGTGATGTATGTGCCTTATACCGGTTAGAACTAAAGCTTGTTGATGGGAAGAAGAACTCCAAGGCAAAAGTAGCAAATGATTCAGTTGCTGATTTGCAGAAACAGATGGTAAAGCTCT from Lathyrus oleraceus cultivar Zhongwan6 chromosome 7, CAAS_Psat_ZW6_1.0, whole genome shotgun sequence encodes the following:
- the LOC127100598 gene encoding transcription factor VOZ1, with the protein product MKKISKSSCKSASHRLFKDKAKNRVDDLQLTFMDLQFARKESRTIDAAVLEEQVHQMLREWKAELNEPSPASSLQQGGSLGSFSTDICRLLQLCEEEDDASSPLAAPKPEPNDQTLQAGDKVIFQAGQQQHDFPLVDERKQSTSGVQTVATNNQDGPALEYQQFDLHQDFDHSLYTGFNGTGYSEEESIPHISSYLPSTCPPPSAFLGPKCALWDCPRPAQGLDWCQDYCSSFHAALALNEGPPGMAPVLRPGGIGLKDNLLFSALSAKAQGKDVGIPECEGAATAKSPWNAPELFDLSVLEGETIREWLFFDKPRRAFESGNRKQRSLPDYSGRGWHESRKQVINEFGGLKRSYYMDPQPLNHFEWHLYEYEISKCDVCALYRLELKLVDGKKNSKAKVANDSVADLQKQMVKLSAEFPPDNKRPAKGRAKINAKVGMGAVYPASHRVTPLNGTYEYGLAAPYDYLAENMGDYYGT